The Saccharopolyspora gloriosae genome has a segment encoding these proteins:
- a CDS encoding PQQ-dependent sugar dehydrogenase produces MRLLRLAACTSVAVVTAAAFTVPPASAASPPPDAAFDQITLAKGEAKLGEPMALAVLPDLRVLHTSRDGDVYLTTPDATTTLAADLPVYNHDEDGLQGVAVDPDFAANRWVYLYYAPPLDTPAGDAPEEGTAEELAPFDGYNALARFQLADDGTLDLDSGQEILRVPAQRGTCCHAGGEIDFDAAGNLYLSTGDDSNPFSSDGYAPIDERPERNPAFDAQRSAGNTDDLRGKILRIHVEPDGTYTVPEGNLFAPGTEQTRPEIYAMGLRNPFRFTVDERTGWVHLGEYGPDAGAADPDRGPSGIVEYNLIKEPVNLGWPYCIGDNEPFIDYDFATGESGQPFDCAAPRNESPHNTGLVDLPPAEPAWLDYDDDSVPELGAGPESPMGGPVYHFDPDLDSPLKFPEYYDGKVLNYEWDRGWIKEFELAENGELAAIRPFFESMELTRPMNIEFGPDGALYVLDYGSSYFGGADDSAVYRIEHSPEQKTPRVQLGADVTSSGAAPLTVGFDPAGTTDPDGGDLSYEWDFTSDGTVDSTTDGPVSFTYTERGSYTAKLTVTDPTGKIGYASVQIVVGNTPPEVSIELPPDGGVFAFGEQVPFRVSVTDAEDEQVDCSQVEVGYALGHDSHAHPLSEEVGCEGVIETPADEGHGLDANVFGVITADYTDNGAEGLPPVTGTDRIVLQPKDKQAEFFTEAEGVEVVEDPAAAGGSKVGAIEEGDWISVDPVNLSGIGDIGYRVSAAGAGGVIEVRAGAPDGELLQSVEVPGTGGDYLDLEPAPVTDPGSSGALHFVFRGDGTELFELDAVQFTGAGVSEPVPPEDSAARAQGDLPR; encoded by the coding sequence GTGCGACTACTGAGATTGGCCGCATGTACGAGCGTCGCGGTCGTGACCGCGGCCGCCTTCACCGTTCCACCCGCGTCCGCCGCATCGCCTCCGCCGGACGCGGCGTTCGACCAGATCACCCTGGCCAAGGGCGAAGCCAAGCTGGGCGAGCCGATGGCGCTGGCGGTGCTGCCCGACCTCCGGGTGCTGCACACCTCCCGCGACGGCGACGTCTACCTCACCACGCCGGACGCCACCACCACGCTGGCCGCCGACCTGCCGGTCTACAACCACGACGAGGACGGCCTGCAGGGCGTCGCGGTGGATCCGGACTTCGCCGCGAACCGATGGGTGTACCTGTACTACGCGCCGCCGCTGGACACGCCCGCCGGTGACGCTCCGGAGGAGGGCACCGCGGAGGAGCTCGCGCCTTTCGACGGCTACAACGCGCTGGCTCGGTTCCAGCTGGCCGACGACGGCACGCTCGACCTCGACAGCGGGCAGGAGATCCTGCGTGTTCCCGCGCAGCGCGGCACCTGCTGCCACGCGGGCGGGGAGATCGACTTCGACGCCGCGGGCAACCTGTACCTGTCCACGGGAGATGACAGCAACCCGTTCTCCTCGGACGGCTATGCGCCGATCGATGAGCGTCCGGAGCGCAACCCCGCCTTCGACGCGCAGCGTTCGGCGGGCAACACCGACGACCTGCGCGGCAAGATCCTGCGGATCCACGTCGAACCGGACGGCACCTACACCGTCCCGGAAGGGAACCTCTTCGCACCGGGCACGGAGCAGACCCGACCCGAGATCTACGCCATGGGGTTGCGCAACCCGTTCCGGTTCACCGTCGACGAGCGGACGGGCTGGGTCCACCTCGGCGAGTACGGCCCGGACGCCGGTGCCGCCGACCCGGACCGGGGACCCAGCGGCATCGTGGAATACAACCTGATCAAGGAGCCGGTCAACCTCGGCTGGCCGTACTGCATCGGCGACAACGAGCCGTTCATCGACTACGACTTCGCGACCGGAGAGTCCGGGCAGCCCTTCGACTGCGCCGCGCCGCGCAACGAGTCCCCGCACAACACCGGGCTGGTCGACCTGCCACCGGCGGAACCCGCCTGGCTGGACTACGACGACGATTCGGTTCCCGAACTCGGCGCCGGGCCGGAATCGCCGATGGGCGGGCCGGTGTACCACTTCGACCCGGACTTGGACTCGCCGCTGAAGTTCCCGGAGTACTACGACGGGAAAGTGCTGAACTACGAGTGGGATCGTGGCTGGATCAAGGAGTTCGAGCTCGCCGAGAACGGGGAGCTGGCGGCGATCCGGCCGTTCTTCGAGTCGATGGAACTGACCCGGCCGATGAACATCGAGTTCGGCCCGGACGGCGCGCTGTACGTGCTGGACTACGGCTCCAGCTACTTCGGCGGCGCGGACGACTCGGCGGTGTACCGCATCGAGCACAGCCCGGAGCAGAAGACCCCGCGAGTGCAGCTGGGCGCGGACGTCACCTCGTCCGGCGCGGCGCCGCTGACGGTCGGCTTCGACCCGGCAGGCACCACCGACCCCGACGGCGGGGACCTGAGCTACGAGTGGGACTTCACCAGTGACGGCACCGTGGACTCGACCACGGACGGGCCGGTGTCGTTCACCTACACCGAACGCGGCAGCTACACCGCGAAGCTCACCGTGACCGACCCGACCGGCAAGATCGGGTACGCCAGCGTGCAGATCGTCGTCGGCAACACGCCGCCGGAGGTCAGCATCGAGCTCCCGCCGGACGGCGGGGTGTTCGCCTTCGGCGAGCAGGTCCCGTTCCGGGTCAGCGTCACCGACGCCGAGGACGAACAGGTGGACTGCTCCCAGGTGGAAGTCGGCTACGCGCTCGGCCACGACTCGCACGCGCACCCGCTCAGCGAGGAGGTCGGCTGCGAGGGCGTGATCGAGACTCCGGCCGATGAGGGCCACGGGCTGGACGCCAACGTGTTCGGCGTCATCACCGCCGACTACACCGACAACGGCGCCGAGGGCCTGCCGCCCGTGACGGGAACCGATCGAATCGTGTTGCAGCCCAAGGACAAGCAGGCGGAGTTCTTCACCGAGGCCGAGGGCGTCGAGGTCGTGGAGGATCCGGCTGCGGCAGGCGGCAGCAAGGTCGGCGCCATCGAGGAAGGCGACTGGATCTCGGTCGATCCGGTGAACCTGAGCGGCATCGGCGACATCGGCTACCGGGTGTCGGCTGCCGGAGCGGGCGGCGTGATCGAGGTCCGGGCCGGTGCGCCGGACGGAGAGCTGCTGCAGAGCGTCGAGGTGCCCGGCACCGGTGGCGACTACCTGGACCTGGAACCGGCTCCGGTGACCGATCCGGGCAGTTCGGGCGCGCTCCACTTCGTGTTCCGCGGCGACGGGACCGAATTGTTCGAACTCGACGCGGTGCAGTTCACCGGTGCAGGAGTGTCCGAGCCCGTTCCGCCGGAGGACTCCGCGGCGCGGGCGCAGGGCGACCTGCCGCGTTGA
- a CDS encoding inositol-3-phosphate synthase — MGGNSRPGRTGLWLIGARGSVATTAIVGLAALRSGLVRPTGCVTELPAFGSAPLPGWDDIVVGGHDISVADLHKTADTLVAAGLLPAGVVSAAGSQLSTVESELRPGYDPATQQGDQAHAVTRLAGDMSAFARRHDLERVVVVNVASTESPWPEGAELQDLAALESALSEGTVPASVVAAYAAVQADCAYVEFTPSTGITIPALRKLAEQRGLPYAGRDGKTGETLLRTVLAPMFTERALAVRSWSGTNLLGGGDGATLADPDVVASKLDAKSRGLHALLGGEVAAPLHIDNVPDLGQTKVAWDHVHAEGFLGSPATLQVTWSAYDSALAAPLVLDLTRLVAMAQHAGQRGPLTALACFFKEPFGSGGHRFDHQVRGLHEWVRVTTDAAGGGR; from the coding sequence GTGGGCGGCAATTCACGACCGGGCCGCACCGGACTGTGGTTGATCGGCGCGCGCGGCTCGGTGGCGACCACGGCGATCGTCGGGCTCGCCGCATTGCGGTCGGGCCTGGTGCGGCCGACGGGCTGCGTCACCGAGCTGCCCGCATTCGGCTCGGCGCCGCTGCCGGGCTGGGACGACATCGTCGTCGGCGGCCACGACATCTCCGTTGCCGACTTGCACAAGACCGCCGACACCTTGGTGGCGGCCGGATTGCTTCCCGCCGGAGTGGTCTCGGCGGCCGGGTCACAGCTGTCCACAGTGGAGTCGGAGCTGCGTCCCGGTTACGATCCGGCGACCCAGCAAGGCGATCAGGCCCACGCGGTCACGCGGCTGGCCGGGGACATGTCCGCGTTCGCGCGGCGGCACGACCTCGAACGAGTCGTGGTGGTCAACGTCGCGTCGACCGAATCGCCGTGGCCGGAGGGCGCGGAACTCCAGGACCTCGCGGCCCTGGAGTCCGCGCTGTCCGAGGGCACTGTTCCGGCCAGTGTCGTGGCCGCGTACGCCGCGGTGCAGGCGGACTGCGCGTACGTGGAGTTCACCCCGTCGACCGGTATCACGATCCCCGCGCTGCGGAAGCTCGCGGAGCAGCGCGGCCTGCCGTATGCGGGGCGTGACGGCAAGACCGGCGAAACCCTGCTGCGCACGGTGCTCGCCCCGATGTTCACCGAGCGTGCGCTCGCGGTGCGGTCGTGGTCGGGCACGAACCTGCTCGGTGGGGGAGACGGTGCGACGCTCGCCGATCCGGACGTCGTGGCGAGCAAGCTGGACGCGAAGTCCCGCGGGCTGCACGCGCTGCTCGGCGGCGAGGTCGCCGCGCCGCTGCACATCGACAACGTGCCGGACCTCGGCCAGACCAAGGTCGCGTGGGATCACGTGCACGCCGAGGGTTTCCTCGGTTCCCCGGCGACCCTGCAAGTGACGTGGTCGGCCTATGACTCGGCGCTGGCCGCACCGCTGGTGCTCGACCTGACCCGGCTGGTCGCGATGGCGCAGCACGCCGGGCAGCGCGGGCCGTTGACCGCGCTGGCGTGCTTCTTCAAGGAGCCGTTCGGTTCGGGCGGGCACCGCTTCGACCACCAGGTGCGAGGTTTGCACGAGTGGGTGCGGGTGACCACCGATGCGGCAGGAGGTGGGCGATGA
- a CDS encoding SCO3242 family prenyltransferase — protein sequence MRAWISLTRAPAALTVLGDTAVGAVAAGTSLRGRRMLLPVASVALYWAGMVLNDWADRDLDAVERPERPIPSGLISADEAARVGVVLVACGLAAGSVAGPAESALAASLATAVVGYDMVFKQGAGGPAAMAVCRGLDVLLGAGGARTSWPAAGVLAVHTCSVTALSRGEVRGTEPRTAAAALATTVVAAIVAATGRCASHRHRLAAFAAATLYAAQVGAAQLRAYRNPDAPHVREATRAGIHGMVPLQIALTARRNLGAALLLAVVAPAVGSLGRKVSAT from the coding sequence TTGCGGGCGTGGATTTCGCTGACGCGCGCTCCGGCCGCGCTGACCGTGCTCGGCGATACCGCGGTGGGCGCGGTGGCCGCAGGCACCTCCTTGCGGGGACGCCGGATGTTGCTTCCGGTGGCGTCGGTGGCGTTGTACTGGGCGGGAATGGTGCTCAACGACTGGGCGGATCGGGACCTCGACGCCGTGGAGCGCCCGGAGCGGCCCATTCCGTCCGGCCTGATCAGCGCCGATGAGGCGGCCCGGGTCGGCGTGGTGCTCGTAGCCTGCGGCTTGGCCGCGGGATCGGTCGCGGGTCCTGCCGAGTCCGCGCTGGCCGCTTCGCTGGCCACGGCCGTCGTCGGCTACGACATGGTGTTCAAGCAGGGAGCGGGCGGACCCGCCGCGATGGCCGTCTGCCGAGGGCTCGACGTCCTGCTGGGGGCGGGCGGAGCTCGGACGTCGTGGCCGGCGGCGGGGGTGCTCGCCGTGCACACGTGCTCGGTCACCGCGTTGTCCCGCGGCGAGGTTCGCGGAACGGAGCCGCGCACGGCCGCCGCCGCCCTCGCCACCACGGTTGTCGCGGCGATCGTCGCCGCGACCGGTCGCTGCGCGTCCCATCGCCACCGCCTCGCGGCGTTCGCCGCGGCGACCCTGTACGCGGCGCAGGTCGGGGCGGCGCAGCTGCGCGCATACCGGAACCCGGACGCGCCCCACGTCCGGGAGGCGACGCGGGCCGGCATCCACGGCATGGTGCCGCTGCAGATCGCGCTGACCGCCCGGCGGAATCTCGGCGCCGCACTGCTGCTCGCGGTGGTCGCGCCGGCCGTCGGGAGTCTCGGGAGGAAGGTGTCGGCGACGTGA
- a CDS encoding EboA domain-containing protein has protein sequence MTALSFGYGTNGFANHRLTDALRLIAELGYDGVALTLDHHHLDPFADDLPEQVRRVRGELDRLGLSVVVETGARYLLDPHVKHHPTLVSADSERRVDFLRRSVRIAVDLGADVVSFWSGIRPSDVDEPTATRRLVEGTSRVLEEADRHGVRLGLEPEPGMVVDTVDAALALCARLGEPEPLGITLDVGHCVAVERDTAAECVRRLRGRLVHVQLDDMRPGVHEHLEFGEGDLDLSETLDALTEIGFTGLAAVELPRHGHAAPQVARRAIGALRQPWVNEALTEVRREPASIATLFPAVGRHVGRSPVDQDDPQGLVHGTVDDRARGRLLHALADSVEPARLAEETTALYRYGDDAERRGVLRALDALARPELIPAGVELVRDALRTNDIRLVAAAMGPFAQHLDDHAWRHGVLKCLFTGVPLTAVADWRRRADDELRRMVTDFAAERRAAGRTVPGDAVALLEA, from the coding sequence GTGACCGCACTGAGTTTCGGCTACGGCACCAACGGATTCGCCAACCACCGGCTCACCGACGCCCTGCGGCTGATCGCCGAGCTGGGCTATGACGGCGTCGCGCTGACGCTCGACCACCACCACCTGGACCCGTTCGCCGACGACCTCCCCGAGCAGGTTCGCCGGGTGCGCGGCGAGCTGGATCGGCTGGGACTGTCGGTGGTCGTTGAGACCGGGGCGCGCTACCTGCTGGATCCGCACGTCAAGCACCATCCGACGCTCGTGTCGGCGGACAGCGAACGCCGCGTGGACTTCCTGCGGCGCTCGGTGCGCATCGCCGTCGATCTCGGGGCGGACGTGGTGTCGTTCTGGTCCGGAATCCGACCGTCCGATGTGGACGAGCCTACCGCGACTCGGCGGCTGGTCGAAGGAACGTCTCGGGTACTCGAAGAAGCCGACCGCCACGGCGTGCGCCTGGGACTCGAACCCGAACCCGGCATGGTCGTGGACACGGTCGACGCCGCACTGGCGTTGTGCGCACGGCTCGGCGAACCGGAACCGCTCGGCATCACGCTCGACGTCGGCCACTGCGTCGCGGTGGAACGCGACACCGCCGCCGAGTGCGTCCGGCGCCTGCGCGGCCGCCTGGTGCACGTGCAGCTCGACGACATGCGTCCCGGAGTGCACGAGCACCTGGAGTTCGGGGAGGGAGACCTCGACCTCTCCGAGACGCTGGACGCACTGACCGAGATCGGGTTCACCGGCCTCGCCGCCGTCGAACTGCCACGGCACGGCCACGCCGCCCCGCAGGTCGCGCGACGCGCGATCGGTGCCCTGAGGCAGCCGTGGGTGAACGAGGCGCTCACCGAGGTGCGCAGGGAACCGGCGAGCATCGCGACGCTGTTTCCCGCAGTGGGCCGTCACGTCGGCCGCAGCCCGGTCGACCAGGACGATCCACAGGGACTCGTGCACGGCACCGTCGACGACCGGGCGCGCGGACGATTGCTGCACGCCCTCGCCGACAGCGTGGAACCGGCCCGGCTCGCCGAGGAGACGACGGCGCTGTACCGCTACGGCGACGACGCCGAACGCCGAGGCGTGCTGCGCGCACTGGACGCGCTCGCCCGCCCGGAACTGATCCCGGCCGGAGTGGAGCTGGTGCGCGATGCCTTGCGCACCAACGACATCCGGCTCGTCGCCGCCGCGATGGGGCCGTTCGCCCAGCACCTCGACGACCACGCCTGGCGGCACGGCGTGCTCAAGTGCCTGTTCACCGGGGTGCCGCTGACCGCCGTCGCCGACTGGCGGCGCCGCGCCGACGACGAGCTCCGCCGCATGGTCACCGACTTCGCCGCCGAACGCCGCGCCGCCGGACGCACCGTCCCCGGCGACGCCGTCGCACTCCTGGAGGCGTGA
- a CDS encoding TatD family hydrolase: MRIFEPHIHMTSRTTDDYEAMHAAGVRALVEPAFWLGQPRTGVGSFTDYFDSLIGWERFRAAQFGIRHHATIALNPKEAGDPRCRAVLDVLPRYLAKDGVVAVGEVGYDSMTPEEDDVFAHQLQLAGEAELPVLVHTPHRDKPAGTRRTLDVVRESGLPPQRVLVDHLNEVTIDLVADTGCWLGFSIYPDTKMDEERMVALLRSYGTDRMVVNSAADWGRSDPLKTRATGEAMLRAGFTDADVEKVLWHNPIAFYGQSGRLNLEPLPGFTAEAATFADNSVLRGSRE; encoded by the coding sequence ATGCGCATCTTCGAACCGCACATCCACATGACTTCCCGAACCACCGACGACTACGAAGCGATGCACGCCGCCGGGGTTCGCGCGCTCGTTGAGCCCGCGTTCTGGCTCGGTCAGCCGCGCACCGGTGTCGGCTCGTTCACCGACTACTTCGACTCGCTGATCGGCTGGGAACGCTTCCGCGCCGCGCAGTTCGGCATCCGCCACCACGCGACGATCGCGCTCAACCCCAAGGAGGCCGGCGATCCCCGGTGCCGCGCGGTCCTCGACGTGCTGCCGCGCTACCTGGCCAAGGACGGCGTGGTCGCGGTCGGCGAGGTCGGCTACGACTCGATGACACCGGAAGAGGACGACGTGTTCGCCCACCAGCTCCAGCTGGCAGGCGAGGCCGAGTTGCCGGTGCTGGTGCACACGCCGCACCGGGACAAGCCGGCGGGCACCCGGCGCACCCTCGACGTGGTGCGCGAATCCGGGCTGCCGCCGCAACGAGTGCTCGTCGACCACCTCAACGAGGTCACCATCGATCTGGTCGCGGACACCGGATGCTGGCTGGGTTTCTCGATCTACCCGGACACCAAGATGGACGAGGAACGGATGGTCGCGCTGCTGCGCAGCTACGGCACCGACCGGATGGTGGTCAACTCCGCCGCCGACTGGGGCCGGTCGGACCCGCTGAAGACGCGCGCCACCGGCGAGGCGATGCTGCGCGCCGGGTTCACCGACGCCGACGTCGAGAAAGTGCTGTGGCACAACCCGATCGCGTTCTACGGGCAGAGCGGTCGGCTCAACCTCGAACCACTGCCCGGTTTCACCGCCGAGGCGGCCACGTTCGCCGACAATTCAGTGCTCCGCGGATCACGGGAGTGA
- the eboE gene encoding metabolite traffic protein EboE, with product MLSYCTNVHPAENLDGVCAQLAGHAASVRERLGIDTLGVGLWLAADLAERLAADAEALRRLKSELDRHGLVTVTLNAFPYRGFHDPVVKHRVYEPRWTSPQRVHYTLRCAEVLAGLLPEGGRGSISTLPLGWRAPWSVRDESTARRHLDRVAAELRLLEQRTGRKVRLAVEPEPGCLLDTVADALSWLPGCDTDYIGLCLDTCHLAVSFADPAATVRTIAASGVDIVKVQASAALHADDPGAVRDELARYAEPRYLHQVREHCSDGIRSCDDLPRAFDELPGVGPWRVHFHVPVHWATEGPVRPTTGVLRETLAALADPLPDIEVETYTWTVLPEPPESLADGIAAELSFTQRLLDERGTR from the coding sequence ATGCTGTCCTACTGCACCAACGTGCACCCCGCGGAGAACCTCGACGGGGTGTGCGCGCAACTCGCCGGCCACGCCGCGTCCGTCCGCGAGCGACTCGGCATCGACACCCTCGGCGTGGGCCTGTGGCTCGCGGCGGATCTGGCCGAGCGGCTCGCCGCCGACGCCGAGGCGTTGCGCAGGCTGAAGTCCGAACTGGACCGTCACGGGCTCGTCACGGTCACGCTCAACGCCTTCCCGTACCGGGGTTTCCACGACCCGGTGGTCAAGCACCGGGTGTACGAGCCGCGCTGGACCTCGCCGCAGCGCGTGCACTACACGCTGCGCTGCGCCGAAGTCCTCGCCGGGCTGCTGCCCGAAGGCGGCCGGGGAAGCATCTCGACGCTCCCGTTGGGGTGGCGGGCACCGTGGAGCGTCCGCGACGAGAGCACGGCACGCAGGCACCTGGATCGGGTCGCGGCCGAACTGCGCCTGCTGGAGCAGCGAACCGGCCGGAAGGTGCGGTTGGCCGTCGAGCCGGAGCCCGGGTGCCTCCTGGACACCGTCGCGGATGCGCTGAGCTGGCTGCCCGGGTGCGACACCGACTACATCGGACTGTGCCTGGACACCTGCCACCTGGCGGTGTCGTTCGCCGATCCCGCCGCGACCGTGCGCACGATCGCGGCGAGCGGCGTCGACATCGTCAAGGTCCAGGCCTCCGCCGCGCTGCACGCCGACGACCCCGGCGCGGTGCGCGACGAACTCGCCCGCTACGCCGAACCCCGCTACCTGCACCAGGTCCGGGAGCACTGCTCCGACGGAATCCGCTCCTGCGACGACCTTCCCCGAGCGTTCGACGAACTCCCCGGAGTCGGCCCGTGGCGGGTGCACTTCCACGTCCCGGTGCATTGGGCGACCGAAGGGCCGGTCCGCCCGACGACCGGAGTGCTGCGCGAAACCCTCGCCGCGCTGGCGGATCCGCTGCCGGACATCGAGGTCGAGACCTACACCTGGACCGTGCTGCCCGAACCGCCCGAGTCCCTGGCCGACGGGATCGCGGCGGAGCTGTCGTTCACCCAGCGACTCCTCGACGAACGGGGAACCCGATGA
- a CDS encoding alkaline phosphatase family protein, translating to MKPVLLLDVVGLTPALLAHMPNLRAVAADGWQAELGTVLPAVTCSAQSTFLTGTMPAEHGIVGNGWYFRELGEVLFWRQHNGLVHGDKVWETARRTSLGYTAANVCWWYAMGAGTDWTVTPRPIYHADGRKSPDCYTRPPELHDSLTADLGKFPLFHYWGPTADITSTRWIAAAARRIMHRHRPDLLLCYVPHLDYDLQRHGPHSPQARAAAVEVDRAVAGLLEEARDAAATIVVLSEYGITPVHRQIHLNRALRREGLLDVHTQAGMEYLDPWASRAFAVADHQAAHVYVRDESDLPRVRGLVAALPGVDEVLDRTSQARHGLDHPRAGDLVAVAEPDAWFTYYYWLDQDRAPDFARGVEIHRKPGYDPAELFLDPDDRWVKAKAAMNLAKKKAGLRYAMNVVPLDGRFIRGSHGRLPDAPDDGPVLLCSDPRVPAAVERTGRLAATDVHDLVLKLHGIR from the coding sequence ATGAAACCCGTCCTGCTGCTCGACGTCGTGGGCCTCACTCCTGCGCTGCTCGCCCACATGCCCAACCTGCGGGCCGTCGCCGCCGACGGGTGGCAAGCCGAGCTCGGCACCGTGCTCCCGGCGGTGACGTGCAGCGCCCAGTCCACGTTCCTGACCGGGACGATGCCCGCCGAGCACGGAATCGTCGGCAACGGCTGGTACTTCCGCGAGCTCGGCGAGGTCCTCTTCTGGCGCCAGCACAACGGACTCGTGCACGGCGACAAGGTGTGGGAGACCGCGCGCCGCACCAGCCTGGGCTACACCGCGGCGAACGTGTGCTGGTGGTACGCGATGGGCGCGGGCACGGACTGGACCGTGACGCCCCGCCCGATCTACCACGCCGACGGCCGCAAATCCCCCGACTGCTACACGCGACCGCCGGAACTGCACGACTCCCTCACCGCGGACCTCGGCAAGTTCCCGCTGTTCCACTACTGGGGGCCGACCGCGGACATCACCTCCACCCGGTGGATCGCCGCCGCCGCCCGCCGCATCATGCATCGGCACCGCCCCGACCTGCTGCTGTGCTACGTGCCGCACCTCGACTACGACTTGCAACGGCACGGCCCGCACAGCCCGCAGGCCCGCGCGGCCGCGGTCGAGGTCGACCGAGCCGTCGCCGGGCTGCTGGAAGAGGCGCGGGACGCGGCGGCGACCATCGTGGTGCTCAGCGAGTACGGGATCACCCCGGTGCACCGGCAGATCCACCTCAACCGGGCGCTGCGCAGGGAAGGTCTGCTCGACGTCCACACCCAGGCGGGCATGGAATACCTCGACCCGTGGGCGTCGCGCGCGTTCGCCGTCGCCGACCACCAGGCCGCGCACGTCTACGTCCGCGACGAGTCGGACTTGCCACGCGTCCGCGGCCTGGTCGCCGCACTACCCGGCGTCGACGAAGTGCTCGATCGAACCTCGCAGGCCCGCCACGGCCTGGACCACCCGCGAGCGGGCGACCTCGTCGCGGTCGCCGAGCCGGACGCCTGGTTCACCTACTACTACTGGCTCGACCAGGACAGGGCGCCGGATTTCGCCAGGGGAGTGGAGATCCACCGCAAACCCGGCTACGACCCCGCCGAACTGTTCCTCGATCCCGACGACCGCTGGGTCAAGGCCAAGGCCGCGATGAACCTCGCGAAGAAGAAGGCCGGCCTGCGCTACGCCATGAACGTCGTGCCGCTGGACGGGCGCTTCATCCGCGGTTCCCACGGACGCCTGCCGGATGCCCCGGACGACGGGCCGGTCCTGCTGTGCTCCGATCCGCGCGTCCCCGCCGCCGTCGAACGCACCGGTCGCCTCGCCGCCACCGACGTGCACGACCTGGTGTTGAAGCTGCACGGAATCCGCTGA
- a CDS encoding sugar phosphate isomerase/epimerase, with product MSLPRRTLLHTTAVLAAAAATGAGAATAGATGAARPGRIPHRAISIQLYTLRSLLDADLEATLRQVADIGYRTVETADTHGRTPAEFRTILDDLGLRATSGHADLEGDVDALIEDAHTLGHRYLVVPHAEFDTADGWREFADQLNEAGRKCRAAGLRFSYHNHDHEFAPIDGELPYDILRDRTERGLVHFELDLYWAVHAGQDVLALIDAERDRIRQLHVKDRTPGGDMTDPGTGTLNFPEIFDHARAREFIVEHDNPTDALTTARVGYDYLRTVRW from the coding sequence ATGTCGCTTCCCCGCAGAACCCTGCTGCACACCACCGCGGTGCTCGCCGCCGCCGCAGCGACCGGTGCCGGAGCCGCCACCGCCGGAGCCACCGGTGCCGCGCGTCCCGGTCGCATCCCGCACCGGGCCATCAGCATCCAGCTCTACACGCTGCGTTCCCTGCTGGACGCGGACTTGGAGGCAACGCTGCGGCAGGTGGCCGACATCGGCTACCGGACCGTCGAAACGGCCGACACGCACGGCCGCACTCCAGCCGAATTCCGGACGATCCTGGACGACCTCGGGCTGCGCGCCACATCCGGTCACGCGGACCTCGAAGGTGACGTCGACGCCCTCATCGAGGACGCGCACACCCTGGGCCACCGCTACCTGGTCGTGCCGCACGCGGAGTTCGACACGGCCGACGGCTGGCGCGAATTCGCCGACCAGCTCAACGAAGCCGGGCGGAAGTGCCGCGCCGCAGGACTCCGGTTCAGCTACCACAACCACGACCACGAGTTCGCCCCGATCGACGGCGAGCTCCCGTACGACATCCTGCGAGACCGCACGGAGCGCGGGCTCGTTCACTTCGAACTCGACCTGTACTGGGCGGTGCACGCGGGCCAGGACGTGCTCGCGCTGATCGACGCCGAACGCGACCGCATCCGCCAGCTCCACGTCAAAGACCGCACGCCGGGCGGCGACATGACCGACCCGGGCACCGGAACCCTGAACTTCCCGGAGATCTTCGACCACGCGAGAGCCCGCGAATTCATCGTCGAACACGACAACCCGACCGACGCCCTGACCACCGCCCGCGTCGGCTACGACTACCTCCGCACGGTCCGCTGGTGA